One Glycocaulis abyssi DNA window includes the following coding sequences:
- a CDS encoding DUF4007 family protein, producing the protein MPRGPIFQDAYKPQFSGHETFPLRYGWLKKAYDAVAERTGDPDSKAAFTRDDAIARLGVGKNMVSSMRHWATCCGIIAEGERPNELCATGLGARLFGAEGLDPFMEHPASLWLIHWHLAGRPDKTTWYWCFNNFSGLTFERERLVKGLEKVAKERNWPRVSESTIKRDVDCFLRTYVARPAASSASPEDTLESPLAELGLIKALGRRDGFRFVRGPKSTLGDGVFLYALIDFWRSYTSAKTLSFEAIAHEAGSPGRVFLLDEGEVADRLIAIEDFSAGSFRWSETAGLKQVIRGVSLGTDAALRYASLDYQPKKSEEAA; encoded by the coding sequence ATGCCACGAGGACCAATTTTTCAGGACGCTTACAAACCCCAATTTTCGGGTCACGAGACCTTTCCGCTTCGCTATGGATGGCTGAAGAAGGCGTATGACGCCGTTGCGGAACGCACCGGTGACCCTGACAGCAAGGCGGCTTTCACACGTGACGATGCCATCGCGCGTTTAGGCGTCGGAAAAAACATGGTGTCTTCGATGCGCCATTGGGCCACCTGCTGCGGTATAATTGCAGAGGGTGAGAGGCCAAACGAGCTTTGCGCCACGGGCCTTGGAGCGCGCCTCTTCGGTGCGGAGGGTCTCGATCCGTTTATGGAGCACCCTGCGAGTCTATGGCTGATCCATTGGCATCTCGCCGGGCGGCCTGACAAGACCACATGGTATTGGTGTTTCAATAATTTTTCCGGCCTGACCTTCGAGCGTGAGCGTCTCGTCAAGGGGCTCGAAAAGGTTGCAAAAGAACGGAATTGGCCGCGGGTGTCCGAGAGTACAATCAAGCGGGATGTTGATTGTTTTCTACGAACTTATGTCGCGCGGCCTGCAGCGTCGAGCGCATCGCCCGAAGATACACTTGAGTCACCGCTTGCCGAGCTCGGTCTGATCAAGGCGCTCGGACGCCGCGACGGTTTCCGCTTTGTCCGGGGTCCCAAGTCGACTTTGGGGGATGGTGTTTTTCTCTACGCATTGATCGATTTTTGGCGATCATATACGAGTGCAAAAACCCTTTCTTTTGAGGCTATTGCCCACGAGGCCGGCTCGCCCGGCAGAGTGTTCCTGCTTGACGAGGGCGAGGTTGCTGATCGGCTGATAGCCATTGAGGACTTTTCGGCCGGTTCATTCCGCTGGTCTGAAACGGCGGGCCTCAAGCAAGTCATACGGGGGGTGTCCCTGGGCACCGATGCTGCGCTCAGATACGCAAGCCTCGACTATCAACCTAAGAAATCCGAAGAGGCGGCGTGA
- a CDS encoding TraM recognition domain-containing protein — translation MEGELMTGGAGAAALIPIVLSVLALAAGLFVVLRIKFLRQIALSLIGVIPAIVLALLSLVALVFWRPALWLVSKSPILRFLARWFVYAVHYAGEKAEPEIKDADRGKDEDKDKRAEENRLEAMFARRSAELARSIWPEADYPFLYEDVPEDIRRPVWEDGRLIGGLPVTWLADRHLTAPLLTHAAMAGLTAAFLLSILPILAFVLGGLGALVAPYWSAFTAEPRILESWPDGSQITASRLTYLWQATGMTLATVVELAIRLILFSLAWLLFAAGAGLLVAFAVIETVRREKAKPYQLITKDGLVRWPYRAEARAIAHITYCKQVEMSAGYLKATPLFQIGKTTGAMRLRGDFNAPMRDQTLCLDGDSVFQHTLVMGGTGEGKTTAILKPLLRQFIARKSFGLYVCDAKGVLWNDALAIAKSMKRTKDVVIIGTGEDQLGVDVVSGLTPTQTAGVLRSVMTQLGGASSDSFWPDMAATVMRHALTIGQAYARTEAGKRLATGADGDDPLNPYSLWWAYQALLAPETLSNALETIKAALQEELELAREGKTGLSPADYAILTSDEVRASRDYLSGAWKDMAERTQSGILASVSQLMDGFSGAPVLRKRFVSGLSEDTIPLTSALEGKIVLSALSNVEDGLPARLVNILLKTCLYREARLREAAFKAEGKRPQDSPCVVMMDEVQEIVTVDPTSGLSDATFWNVARSTGLIGIFATQTVAALEQAMGEAAAKNFLQQARSKIFLRSEDRATIDYACWCAGKFERNRVFEEGQSESIEHRVLVDQWDPLATPDPDEEFPIKNGFMLMLKAALMLVNPASRQMSQPSVRPVYAPDLRFIPQGGGLFGGGDAQSLAIAQTSARQAAHWRAEDLERKYRAEGNQSQDALTPADMIGMGRWHAYALVQRAGAMRQDIIRLEHDYD, via the coding sequence ATGGAAGGTGAGCTGATGACAGGCGGCGCCGGTGCCGCCGCGCTAATCCCGATTGTGTTGAGCGTTCTCGCGCTGGCCGCAGGCCTGTTCGTGGTGCTGCGCATCAAGTTCTTGCGCCAGATCGCGCTCAGCCTGATCGGCGTTATTCCCGCCATCGTGCTGGCGCTTCTCTCCCTTGTCGCCCTGGTGTTTTGGAGACCCGCCCTGTGGCTCGTCTCCAAATCCCCGATCCTGCGATTCCTCGCTAGATGGTTCGTCTATGCCGTGCATTATGCGGGCGAGAAAGCCGAGCCCGAGATCAAGGACGCTGATCGCGGCAAGGATGAGGACAAGGACAAGCGCGCCGAGGAAAACCGGCTGGAGGCGATGTTCGCCCGCCGCAGCGCCGAGCTGGCGCGCTCCATTTGGCCAGAGGCAGATTATCCGTTCCTCTATGAAGACGTACCCGAGGATATTCGCCGCCCCGTCTGGGAAGATGGCAGGCTGATCGGCGGCTTGCCCGTCACATGGCTGGCGGATCGCCATCTTACTGCGCCCTTGCTCACCCATGCGGCCATGGCAGGGCTGACCGCCGCCTTTCTGCTCAGCATCCTGCCCATTCTGGCATTTGTGCTGGGCGGGCTTGGCGCTCTGGTCGCGCCCTACTGGTCAGCCTTCACCGCAGAGCCGCGCATATTGGAGAGCTGGCCGGACGGCTCGCAGATCACCGCCTCGCGGCTCACCTATCTGTGGCAGGCCACCGGCATGACACTGGCCACTGTGGTTGAGCTGGCCATTCGCCTGATCCTGTTCTCGCTGGCCTGGCTGCTATTCGCAGCCGGTGCCGGTCTGCTGGTCGCCTTCGCCGTCATCGAGACCGTTAGACGCGAGAAGGCCAAGCCCTATCAGCTTATCACCAAAGACGGCCTTGTGCGCTGGCCGTATCGCGCCGAAGCGCGCGCCATCGCCCACATCACCTATTGCAAGCAGGTCGAGATGAGTGCGGGCTATCTCAAAGCCACGCCCTTGTTTCAGATCGGCAAGACCACGGGCGCTATGCGCTTGCGGGGAGATTTCAACGCGCCGATGCGCGATCAGACACTCTGCCTTGATGGAGATTCCGTCTTTCAGCACACGCTGGTCATGGGCGGTACGGGTGAGGGTAAAACGACCGCGATCCTCAAACCGCTTTTGCGCCAGTTCATCGCGCGCAAGAGTTTCGGGCTCTATGTCTGCGATGCCAAAGGCGTGCTGTGGAATGACGCGCTGGCAATCGCCAAATCCATGAAACGCACCAAGGATGTGGTCATCATCGGCACGGGTGAGGATCAGCTTGGCGTGGACGTTGTGTCTGGTCTGACACCGACCCAGACCGCAGGCGTGCTGCGCTCTGTCATGACCCAGCTTGGCGGCGCGTCCAGCGATAGTTTCTGGCCGGACATGGCCGCCACCGTCATGCGCCATGCCCTGACCATCGGACAGGCCTATGCCCGCACCGAAGCCGGCAAACGGCTTGCAACAGGTGCGGACGGGGACGATCCCCTCAATCCCTATTCGCTCTGGTGGGCGTATCAGGCGCTTCTCGCCCCCGAGACGCTCAGTAACGCGCTTGAGACGATCAAGGCGGCCTTGCAAGAGGAGCTGGAGCTTGCACGCGAGGGCAAGACCGGCCTGTCTCCGGCCGATTACGCGATCCTCACCTCCGATGAGGTGCGCGCCAGCCGCGATTATCTCTCCGGCGCATGGAAGGACATGGCCGAACGCACGCAAAGCGGCATTCTCGCCAGTGTCAGCCAGCTCATGGACGGGTTTTCTGGTGCGCCGGTTCTGCGCAAGCGCTTTGTCTCCGGCCTGTCTGAAGACACAATACCCCTCACGAGTGCGCTTGAGGGCAAGATTGTCCTGAGCGCCCTGTCCAATGTCGAGGACGGGCTGCCCGCCCGCCTGGTCAACATCCTGCTCAAGACGTGCCTTTATCGCGAGGCGCGCCTTCGCGAAGCCGCCTTCAAGGCCGAAGGCAAGCGGCCTCAGGACAGCCCCTGTGTCGTCATGATGGACGAGGTACAGGAGATCGTCACGGTTGATCCGACCTCAGGTCTAAGTGACGCGACCTTCTGGAATGTCGCTCGCTCGACGGGGCTGATCGGCATATTCGCCACTCAGACCGTCGCCGCCCTGGAGCAAGCCATGGGCGAGGCCGCCGCCAAGAACTTTCTCCAACAGGCGCGCTCCAAGATATTCCTGCGCTCTGAAGACCGCGCCACCATCGACTATGCCTGCTGGTGCGCGGGCAAGTTCGAGCGCAATCGCGTCTTTGAAGAAGGCCAGAGCGAGAGCATCGAGCATCGCGTGCTCGTGGATCAGTGGGATCCACTCGCCACCCCTGATCCTGATGAGGAGTTTCCGATCAAGAACGGCTTCATGCTGATGCTCAAAGCCGCTCTGATGCTGGTCAATCCGGCCAGCCGCCAGATGAGCCAGCCCAGCGTGCGCCCTGTCTATGCGCCCGATCTGCGCTTTATCCCGCAAGGGGGCGGTTTGTTCGGCGGTGGCGATGCCCAATCGCTGGCCATCGCCCAGACCTCAGCCCGTCAGGCCGCTCATTGGCGTGCGGAAGATTTAGAGCGCAAATACCGCGCCGAGGGCAACCAGTCCCAAGACGCCCTCACGCCGGCCGATATGATCGGCATGGGGCGCTGGCATGCCTATGCCCTTGTGCAACGCGCAGGCGCGATGCGTCAGGATATCATCCGGCTGGAGCATGATTATGATTGA
- a CDS encoding cysteine desulfurase family protein, producing MKIDGTIYLDHQATTPLDSEVFEVMKPYFGELFGNPHSADHAIGWRAAAAVEMAAGQIAAMIGADADEVFFTSGATEANNAALLGVAKRAAGGNRNRILLGATEHKCVLEVGRVVERDLGYRVSHIPVDAAGRIDMDRLDSELGVDVLLVSIMAVNNEIGTIQDIETIKGKISHYGCILHCDAAQAPCAIDMLELGRHVDMMSLSGHKMYGPMGIGALFIRRDLQQDVEPLVYGGGQQNGLRSGTLPTALCVGLGHASFQMTLEKARANRESLARRRDRLLNHLLKMPYHVASNGSSDSAHRHPGNINVRIQGVVAEDLLARVQPMLAASTGSACTSGIPEPSHVLRAIGLSEQSAAASVRLSLGKNTSDSDVDEAAQIIRKALDDIYNNGLLQSA from the coding sequence ATGAAAATAGACGGGACTATCTATCTTGACCATCAGGCAACCACACCACTCGATTCGGAGGTTTTCGAAGTGATGAAGCCATATTTTGGCGAGTTGTTCGGCAACCCACATTCGGCGGATCACGCTATAGGCTGGCGTGCGGCAGCTGCCGTGGAAATGGCAGCCGGGCAGATTGCCGCAATGATCGGGGCGGACGCCGACGAGGTGTTCTTCACATCTGGCGCTACTGAGGCCAACAACGCTGCACTGCTTGGCGTTGCAAAGCGCGCAGCTGGGGGCAATCGTAACCGCATTCTACTCGGTGCCACCGAGCACAAATGCGTCCTAGAAGTTGGCCGCGTCGTGGAAAGGGACTTGGGTTATCGAGTGAGCCATATTCCCGTGGATGCTGCGGGGCGGATTGATATGGACAGGCTTGACTCTGAACTCGGAGTTGACGTGCTGCTGGTCTCAATCATGGCAGTAAATAATGAAATTGGTACAATCCAGGATATAGAGACAATAAAAGGGAAGATATCACACTATGGCTGCATCCTTCATTGTGATGCGGCGCAGGCACCTTGCGCTATCGACATGTTGGAGCTCGGTCGGCATGTCGACATGATGAGTCTTTCTGGGCACAAGATGTATGGACCGATGGGAATCGGAGCGCTCTTTATCCGACGCGACCTACAGCAAGACGTTGAGCCATTGGTTTATGGCGGTGGCCAGCAAAATGGACTGCGGTCCGGCACGCTGCCCACAGCTCTTTGTGTGGGACTTGGCCATGCATCATTTCAGATGACGTTGGAAAAGGCGCGCGCCAATCGCGAATCCCTCGCACGGCGCAGAGACCGCCTGCTCAATCACCTGCTCAAAATGCCGTATCACGTTGCATCGAATGGTTCCTCAGATTCGGCACATCGTCATCCGGGTAACATCAATGTCAGAATTCAAGGCGTTGTCGCCGAGGATTTGTTAGCGCGCGTGCAGCCCATGCTCGCCGCTTCTACTGGATCAGCATGCACAAGCGGCATACCCGAGCCTTCTCATGTCCTCAGAGCAATCGGATTAAGCGAACAAAGCGCTGCTGCTTCGGTTCGGCTTAGCCTTGGCAAAAACACTAGTGACAGTGACGTGGACGAGGCTGCCCAGATTATTCGTAAGGCCTTGGACGATATTTACAATAACGGCCTGCTTCAAAGCGCTTGA